A part of Pseudomonas sp. HR96 genomic DNA contains:
- a CDS encoding endonuclease/exonuclease/phosphatase family protein: MTPPNLRPLPEEAPAVRVLRVLTVNTHKGFSPLNRRFVLPELREAVRTLGADVVFLQEVLGAHSGHGERYPNWSQVPQYEFLADSMWPVFAYGRNAVYPEGDHGNALLSKFPILRHDNRDVSVHGTEQRGLLHSVLAVPGQPEVHTICAHLGLREGHRQQQMQLLCELMDSLPADAPVIVAGDFNDWRQRGDAILARCGLREVFSEAQGRPARSFPARWPLLCLDRIYLRNARAVAPQVLSRKPWSHLSDHVPLAVEVHL; the protein is encoded by the coding sequence ATGACCCCACCCAACCTTCGGCCCCTGCCCGAAGAAGCCCCTGCCGTGCGGGTGCTGCGGGTGCTCACCGTCAACACCCACAAGGGTTTCAGCCCGCTGAACCGGCGGTTCGTACTGCCCGAGCTGCGCGAGGCCGTACGCACCCTCGGCGCCGACGTGGTGTTTCTCCAGGAAGTGCTGGGCGCCCACAGCGGCCACGGCGAGCGCTACCCCAACTGGTCCCAGGTGCCGCAATACGAGTTTCTCGCCGACAGCATGTGGCCGGTGTTCGCCTACGGGCGCAACGCGGTCTACCCCGAGGGTGACCACGGCAACGCCCTGCTGTCGAAGTTTCCTATCCTGCGCCACGACAACCGCGACGTCTCCGTGCACGGCACCGAGCAGCGCGGCCTGCTGCACTCGGTACTGGCAGTGCCTGGCCAGCCGGAGGTGCACACGATCTGCGCCCACCTGGGCCTGCGCGAAGGGCACCGCCAGCAGCAGATGCAGCTGCTGTGCGAATTGATGGACAGCCTGCCCGCCGACGCCCCGGTGATCGTCGCCGGCGATTTCAACGACTGGCGCCAGCGCGGCGACGCGATCCTGGCGCGCTGCGGCCTGCGCGAAGTGTTCAGCGAGGCCCAGGGTCGCCCGGCGCGCAGCTTTCCGGCACGCTGGCCACTGCTGTGCCTGGACCGCATCTACCTGCGCAACGCCCGGGCGGTGGCGCCGCAGGTGCTGTCGCGCAAACCCTGGTCGCACTTGTCCGACCATGTCCCACTGGCTGTGGAGGTGCATCTGTGA
- a CDS encoding GtrA family protein: MFKLFAKYTTVGVLNTGLHWLVFSLLHLAGGLDQARSNLASFCVAATFSFYVNARYTFQAQATGLRYVLFIGFMGLCSWLVGYIGDRLQLHALVTLVAFSAISLVVGFCYSSLFVFRTRKA, encoded by the coding sequence ATGTTCAAACTGTTTGCCAAATACACCACTGTCGGTGTGCTCAACACGGGCTTGCACTGGTTGGTGTTCTCCCTGCTGCACCTGGCCGGCGGCCTGGATCAGGCGCGCAGCAACCTGGCGTCGTTCTGCGTGGCGGCCACCTTTTCGTTCTACGTCAATGCGCGTTATACCTTTCAGGCCCAGGCGACGGGCCTGCGCTACGTGCTGTTCATAGGCTTCATGGGATTGTGCAGCTGGCTGGTGGGCTATATCGGCGACCGCTTGCAGTTGCATGCGCTGGTCACCCTGGTGGCATTTTCCGCCATCAGCCTGGTGGTGGGTTTCTGCTACTCGTCGCTCTTTGTCTTCAGGACCCGTAAAGCATGA
- a CDS encoding 3-methyl-2-oxobutanoate dehydrogenase (2-methylpropanoyl-transferring) subunit alpha: MNDYAPLRLHVPEPSGRPGCKTDFSYLHLSDAGTVRKPPIDVEPAATADLADSLVRVLDEQGNALGPWAADIPMSALHDGLRAMLTTRLFDSRMVLAQRQKKMSFYIQSLGEEAIGSAHALALAGGDMCFPTYRQQSILIARKVPLVEMICQLLSNERDPLKGRQLPVMYSYKDSGFFSISGNLATQFVQAVGWAMASAIKGDTRIASGWIGDGSTAESDFHTALTFAHVYRAPVILNVVNNQWAISSFQGIAGGEATTFAGRGVGCGIASLRVDGNDFLAVYAASRWAAERARRNHGPTLIEWVTYRAGPHSSSDDPSKYRPADDWQHFPLGDPIARLKQHLITIGQWSEPRHEALVREIEEQIATAQKAAEQHGTLVSGQVASAATIFEDVYKDMPAHLRLQRQQMGV; the protein is encoded by the coding sequence GTGAACGACTATGCCCCGCTACGCCTGCATGTCCCGGAACCCTCCGGGCGTCCCGGCTGCAAAACCGACTTTTCCTACCTGCACCTGAGCGACGCTGGCACGGTGCGCAAACCGCCCATCGATGTCGAACCGGCCGCCACCGCCGACCTGGCCGACAGCCTGGTGCGCGTGCTCGACGAACAGGGCAACGCCCTTGGCCCCTGGGCCGCAGATATCCCCATGAGCGCCCTGCACGACGGCCTGCGGGCCATGCTCACCACACGCCTGTTCGACAGCCGCATGGTGTTGGCCCAGCGCCAGAAGAAGATGTCCTTCTATATACAGAGCCTGGGCGAGGAAGCCATCGGCAGCGCCCACGCCCTGGCGCTGGCCGGCGGTGACATGTGCTTCCCCACCTACCGTCAGCAGAGCATCCTCATCGCGCGCAAAGTGCCGTTGGTGGAGATGATCTGCCAGTTGCTTTCCAATGAGCGCGACCCGCTCAAGGGGCGACAGCTGCCGGTCATGTACTCCTACAAGGACTCCGGCTTTTTCAGTATTTCCGGCAACCTGGCCACGCAATTCGTCCAGGCCGTAGGCTGGGCGATGGCCTCGGCGATCAAGGGTGACACCCGTATCGCCTCCGGCTGGATCGGCGACGGCTCTACCGCCGAGTCGGACTTCCATACCGCCCTCACCTTCGCCCATGTCTACCGCGCCCCGGTCATCCTCAACGTGGTCAACAACCAGTGGGCGATCTCCAGCTTTCAAGGCATCGCCGGGGGCGAAGCGACTACGTTCGCCGGTCGTGGTGTGGGCTGCGGCATCGCCTCGCTGCGGGTCGACGGCAACGACTTTCTCGCCGTATACGCCGCTTCGCGCTGGGCCGCCGAGCGGGCCCGGCGCAACCACGGGCCGACCCTGATCGAATGGGTCACCTACCGCGCCGGCCCTCATTCCAGCTCCGACGACCCGTCCAAATACCGCCCGGCCGACGACTGGCAGCACTTCCCGTTGGGTGATCCGATCGCCCGTCTCAAGCAGCACCTGATCACCATCGGCCAATGGTCGGAGCCTCGGCATGAGGCGCTGGTGCGAGAGATCGAAGAACAGATCGCCACGGCGCAGAAGGCCGCCGAACAACACGGCACCCTGGTCAGCGGCCAGGTCGCCAGCGCCGCGACCATTTTCGAGGACGTGTACAAGGACATGCCGGCGCACCTGCGCCTGCAACGCCAGCAGATGGGAGTCTGA
- the mgtA gene encoding magnesium-translocating P-type ATPase has product MRIKEFFAGFLRTRHFARHFRRLALFESLPQTDVAREVPPTLAQSLIAAALQQSPELLARFASHQDGLREEQADAVRDRVGLNEVEHEQPLPWWVHLWHCYRNPFNLLLTLLAFVSLVTDDFKAATVIGSMVLLSTVLRFWQESRSNQAADALKAMVSNTATVRRRQGDSHVRIELPIKQLVPGDLVVLSAGDMIPADCRVLNAKDLFVSQAAMTGESMPVEKFVRQSDVATRNPLELDNILFMGTNVVSGAALALVIATGNDTYFGALAQRVGATDRGETSFQTGVNKISWLLIRFMLVMAPLVLFINGFTKGDWTEAVLFALSIAVGLTPEMLPMIVTSTLAKGAVFLSRKKVIVKRLDAIQNFGAMDVLCTDKTGTLTQDRIFLARHVDVWGDESDDVLELAYLNSYYQTGLKNLLDVAVLEHVEVHSQLQAATAFAKVDEIPFDFNRRRMSVVVAEHDGPHRIICKGAVEEILSVCNQVRHGEAVEPLTADLLTRIREVTAELNAEGLRVVAVAAREQAAGQQDVYGQSDERDLILIGYVAFLDPPKESTAPALRALAAHGVAVKVLTGDNELVTAKICREVGLAQQGLLMGGEIEDMSDAQLAVAVETTNVFAKLTPAHKERIVRLLKANGHVVGFMGDGINDAPALRTADIGISVDSAVDIAKEAADIILLEKSLMVLEEGVLEGRRTFANMLKYIKMTASSNFGNVFSVLVASAFIPFLPMLPMHLLVQNLLYDISQIAVPFDNVDEELLKQPQRWQPGEVGRFMLFFGPISSVFDILTFIMMWYVFGANSPEHQTLFQSGWFVVGLLTQTLVVHMIRTPKVPFLQSRAAWPLMVMTAVIMAIGIFLPMGPLAHYFKLQALPPLYFVLLPVILLAYIGLTQAMKRFYIRRYGWQ; this is encoded by the coding sequence ATGCGCATCAAAGAGTTCTTCGCAGGTTTCCTGCGCACCCGTCACTTCGCTCGGCATTTCCGCCGCTTGGCGCTGTTCGAAAGCCTGCCGCAGACCGATGTCGCCCGCGAGGTGCCGCCGACCCTGGCACAAAGCCTGATCGCCGCCGCTCTGCAGCAATCCCCCGAGCTGCTGGCGCGTTTTGCCAGCCATCAGGATGGCCTGCGCGAAGAGCAGGCCGATGCCGTGCGCGACCGCGTCGGCCTCAACGAGGTGGAACACGAACAGCCGCTGCCCTGGTGGGTGCACCTGTGGCATTGCTACCGCAACCCTTTCAACCTGCTGCTGACCCTGCTGGCCTTTGTCTCACTGGTGACCGACGACTTCAAGGCCGCCACGGTGATCGGCTCGATGGTGCTGCTGTCCACCGTGCTGCGCTTCTGGCAGGAGTCGCGCTCCAATCAGGCCGCCGACGCCCTCAAGGCCATGGTCAGCAACACCGCAACGGTGCGCCGTCGCCAAGGCGACAGCCACGTGCGCATCGAGCTGCCGATCAAGCAGCTGGTGCCCGGTGACCTGGTGGTGCTGTCGGCCGGCGACATGATTCCGGCTGACTGCCGCGTGCTCAACGCCAAGGACCTGTTCGTCAGCCAGGCGGCCATGACCGGTGAATCCATGCCCGTGGAGAAGTTCGTGCGCCAGAGCGATGTGGCCACGCGCAATCCGCTGGAGCTGGACAACATCCTCTTCATGGGCACCAACGTGGTGTCCGGCGCCGCCCTGGCGCTGGTGATCGCCACCGGCAACGACACCTATTTCGGCGCCCTGGCGCAGCGGGTCGGCGCCACCGACCGCGGCGAGACTTCGTTCCAGACGGGCGTCAACAAGATCAGCTGGCTGCTGATCCGCTTCATGCTGGTGATGGCGCCGCTGGTGCTGTTCATCAATGGTTTCACCAAGGGTGACTGGACCGAGGCCGTGCTGTTCGCCCTGTCGATTGCCGTGGGGCTGACCCCGGAAATGCTGCCGATGATCGTCACCTCGACCCTGGCCAAGGGCGCCGTGTTCCTCTCGCGCAAGAAGGTCATCGTCAAGCGCCTGGACGCCATCCAGAATTTCGGCGCCATGGACGTGCTGTGCACCGACAAGACCGGCACCCTGACCCAGGACCGGATCTTCTTGGCCCGCCATGTCGACGTCTGGGGTGACGAGTCCGACGACGTGCTGGAGCTGGCCTACCTCAACAGCTACTACCAGACCGGCCTGAAGAACCTGCTGGACGTGGCCGTGCTCGAGCATGTGGAAGTGCACAGCCAGCTGCAGGCCGCCACCGCGTTCGCCAAGGTCGACGAGATCCCGTTCGACTTCAACCGCCGGCGCATGTCGGTGGTGGTCGCCGAGCACGACGGCCCGCATCGGATCATCTGCAAGGGCGCAGTGGAGGAGATTCTCTCGGTGTGCAACCAGGTGCGTCATGGCGAGGCCGTCGAGCCGCTGACTGCCGACCTGCTGACGCGCATCCGCGAAGTCACCGCCGAACTCAACGCCGAAGGCCTGCGCGTGGTGGCCGTAGCCGCCCGCGAGCAAGCCGCCGGGCAGCAGGACGTGTATGGCCAGAGCGACGAGCGCGACCTGATCCTGATCGGCTACGTGGCCTTCCTCGACCCGCCCAAGGAGAGCACCGCCCCGGCACTGCGCGCGCTGGCCGCCCATGGCGTGGCGGTCAAGGTGTTGACCGGCGACAACGAGCTGGTCACCGCAAAGATCTGCCGCGAGGTGGGCCTGGCCCAGCAGGGCCTGCTGATGGGCGGCGAGATCGAGGACATGAGCGACGCGCAACTCGCCGTGGCCGTGGAGACCACCAACGTCTTCGCCAAGCTGACCCCGGCGCACAAGGAGCGTATCGTCCGCCTGCTCAAAGCCAATGGCCATGTGGTCGGCTTCATGGGCGACGGCATCAACGACGCCCCGGCGCTGCGCACCGCCGACATCGGCATCTCGGTGGACAGCGCGGTGGACATCGCCAAGGAAGCGGCAGACATCATCCTTTTGGAAAAAAGCCTGATGGTGCTCGAAGAAGGCGTGCTCGAAGGGCGTCGCACCTTCGCCAACATGCTCAAGTACATCAAGATGACCGCCAGCTCCAACTTCGGCAACGTCTTCTCGGTGCTGGTCGCCAGTGCGTTCATCCCGTTCCTGCCGATGCTGCCGATGCACCTGCTGGTGCAGAACCTGCTGTACGACATCTCGCAGATCGCCGTGCCGTTCGACAACGTCGACGAGGAGCTGCTCAAGCAACCGCAACGCTGGCAGCCAGGTGAAGTGGGCCGCTTCATGCTGTTCTTCGGGCCGATCAGCTCGGTGTTCGACATCCTCACTTTCATCATGATGTGGTACGTGTTCGGCGCCAACAGCCCGGAACACCAGACCCTGTTCCAGTCCGGCTGGTTCGTCGTCGGCCTGCTGACCCAGACCCTGGTGGTGCACATGATCCGTACACCGAAGGTGCCGTTCCTGCAGAGCCGCGCGGCGTGGCCGCTGATGGTGATGACTGCGGTGATCATGGCCATCGGCATCTTTCTGCCGATGGGTCCGCTGGCCCATTACTTCAAGCTGCAGGCGCTGCCGCCGCTGTACTTCGTGCTGCTGCCGGTGATTTTGCTGGCGTACATCGGCCTGACCCAGGCCATGAAGCGCTTCTACATCCGGCGCTACGGCTGGCAGTAA
- a CDS encoding site-specific integrase, whose translation MHSVDRYLQAGTRDNTRRSYRAAVEHFEVSWGGLLPATADSIARYLADHAGQHSINTLKQRLAALAQWHISQGFADPTKAPLVRQVLKGIRSLHPAQEKQATPLSILQLQKVVAVLEGRAAQAQAGHDLPALLRARRDLALLLIGFWRGFRADELARLQVEHIEVEAGVGMSLYLPHSKGDRQHLGTRYRVPALKVLCPVQAYVQWIGVAGLARGPVLRRLDRWGHLGDEGLHGNSLGPLIRRIFDQAGLTDQVYSSHSLRRGFATWATANGWDVKSLMNYVGWKDLKSAMRYIDPAASFGQLALSVAAPVPMIE comes from the coding sequence ATGCATTCGGTTGACCGCTACCTGCAGGCCGGAACCCGGGACAACACCCGGCGCAGCTACCGTGCGGCGGTCGAACATTTCGAGGTCAGCTGGGGCGGCCTGCTTCCGGCCACCGCCGACAGCATCGCCCGCTACCTGGCCGATCACGCCGGGCAACACTCGATCAACACCCTCAAGCAACGTCTGGCAGCACTGGCGCAATGGCATATCAGTCAGGGTTTTGCCGACCCAACCAAGGCGCCACTGGTGCGCCAGGTGCTCAAAGGCATCCGCAGCCTGCACCCGGCGCAAGAGAAACAGGCCACGCCGCTGTCGATCCTGCAACTGCAGAAGGTCGTCGCCGTGCTCGAGGGGCGGGCTGCCCAGGCCCAGGCCGGCCACGATCTGCCCGCGCTGCTGCGGGCCCGGCGCGATCTGGCGCTGCTGCTGATCGGCTTCTGGCGCGGCTTTCGCGCCGACGAACTGGCGCGCCTGCAGGTGGAGCACATCGAGGTCGAGGCGGGCGTGGGCATGAGCCTCTATCTGCCCCACAGCAAGGGCGACCGTCAGCACCTGGGTACCCGCTACCGCGTCCCGGCCCTCAAGGTGCTGTGCCCGGTACAGGCCTATGTGCAGTGGATCGGCGTGGCCGGTCTGGCCCGCGGCCCGGTGCTGCGCAGGCTCGACCGCTGGGGCCACCTGGGCGACGAGGGCCTGCACGGCAACAGCCTGGGTCCGCTGATCCGACGTATCTTCGACCAGGCCGGCCTGACCGACCAGGTCTATTCCAGCCATTCGCTGCGCCGGGGGTTCGCCACCTGGGCCACCGCCAACGGCTGGGATGTCAAGTCGCTGATGAACTACGTCGGCTGGAAGGACCTCAAGTCGGCCATGCGCTACATCGACCCCGCTGCCTCGTTTGGGCAATTGGCGCTCAGCGTCGCGGCGCCTGTGCCGATGATTGAATGA
- a CDS encoding dihydrolipoamide acetyltransferase family protein codes for MGTHIIRMPDIGEGIAQVELVEWFVKIGDRVGEDQILADVMTDKATVEIPSAVAGTVIALGGQPGEVMAVGAELIRIEVEGLGNLRASDAPQLTPPPAAAVTSPAAASAATPPAATARTQAPAGPGASAGGQEQRPLASPAVRRRAWDAGIELSAVSGSGPGGRVTHDDLDAFIDRAQTPPALAAGYAPRTDSEQIAVIGLRRKIAQRMQEATRNVAHFSYVEEIDVTEVEQLRRHLNGRWAESRGRLTLLPLLVRAMVVALRDFPGLNAHYDDQAQTLTHHGGVHVGIATQSDSGLMVPVLRHAESRDLWGNAAEITRLAHAARSGKAAREELSGSTITLTSLGALGGIASTPVINQPEVAIVGVNRIVERPVVRDGQVVVRSMMNLSSSFDHRVVDGMDAARFIQAVRSLLEQPATLFID; via the coding sequence ATGGGCACGCATATCATCAGAATGCCGGACATCGGTGAGGGCATCGCCCAGGTCGAATTGGTGGAATGGTTCGTCAAGATCGGCGACCGGGTCGGCGAGGACCAGATTCTCGCCGACGTGATGACCGACAAGGCCACGGTGGAAATTCCCAGCGCCGTCGCCGGCACCGTGATCGCCCTCGGCGGCCAGCCGGGGGAAGTGATGGCGGTCGGCGCCGAGCTGATCCGTATCGAAGTCGAGGGCCTGGGTAATCTGCGCGCAAGCGACGCGCCGCAGCTGACGCCGCCGCCCGCCGCCGCCGTCACGTCACCCGCCGCCGCCTCTGCTGCTACCCCACCGGCTGCCACTGCACGCACACAAGCCCCCGCCGGGCCTGGCGCATCGGCTGGTGGTCAGGAGCAACGTCCGCTGGCCTCGCCCGCCGTGCGCCGGCGCGCCTGGGATGCCGGCATCGAACTGAGCGCGGTGAGCGGCAGTGGCCCGGGTGGCCGCGTGACCCATGACGACCTCGACGCCTTCATCGATCGCGCACAGACTCCACCTGCACTCGCCGCCGGCTATGCCCCACGCACCGACAGCGAACAGATCGCGGTGATCGGCCTGCGCCGCAAGATCGCCCAGCGCATGCAGGAAGCCACGCGCAATGTCGCGCATTTCAGCTATGTCGAGGAGATCGACGTCACTGAGGTCGAGCAACTGCGCCGTCACCTCAACGGCCGCTGGGCCGAATCGCGCGGGCGCCTGACCCTGTTGCCCTTGCTGGTGCGCGCCATGGTCGTGGCCCTGCGCGATTTTCCGGGGCTCAACGCCCACTATGACGACCAGGCCCAGACCCTCACCCACCATGGCGGCGTCCACGTGGGCATCGCCACCCAGAGTGACAGCGGCCTGATGGTACCGGTGCTCAGGCACGCCGAAAGCCGTGACCTGTGGGGCAACGCCGCCGAGATCACCCGGCTGGCCCACGCGGCGCGCAGCGGCAAGGCGGCGCGCGAAGAATTGAGCGGCTCGACCATCACCCTGACCAGCCTGGGCGCGCTGGGCGGCATCGCCTCGACCCCGGTGATCAATCAGCCGGAAGTGGCCATCGTCGGCGTCAACCGCATCGTCGAGCGGCCGGTGGTACGCGACGGCCAGGTCGTGGTGCGCAGCATGATGAACCTCAGCAGCTCCTTCGATCATCGGGTGGTGGACGGCATGGATGCGGCGCGCTTCATCCAGGCTGTGCGCAGCCTGCTGGAACAACCTGCCACGCTGTTCATCGACTAA
- a CDS encoding alpha-ketoacid dehydrogenase subunit beta: MHTDPVAGASSEQAEPGTTLMTMVQALRSAMDVMLERDPNVVAFGEDIGYFGGVFRCTEGLQAKYGRSRVFDTPISESGIVGVAVGMGAYGLRPVAEIQFADYVYPAYDQLASEAARLRHRSAGDFSAPITVRMPCGGGIYGGQTHSQSPEAIFTQVCGLRTVMPSNPYDAKGLLISAIENDDPVIFLEPKRLYNGPFDGHHERPVTPWSKHPASVVPEGYYNIPLDSAAIVRPGSEVTVLTYGTTVHVALVACEETAIDAEVIDLRSLWPLDLDTLVESVRKTRRCVVVHEATRTCGFGAELVALIQEHCFYHLEAPIERVTGWDTPYPHAQEWAYFPGPARVGAALKRVMEA; this comes from the coding sequence ATGCACACCGACCCTGTGGCGGGCGCCAGCAGCGAGCAGGCCGAACCGGGCACCACCCTCATGACCATGGTCCAGGCCCTGCGCTCGGCGATGGACGTGATGCTTGAGCGCGACCCCAATGTCGTCGCGTTCGGCGAAGACATCGGTTATTTCGGCGGGGTGTTCCGCTGCACCGAAGGCCTTCAGGCCAAGTACGGTCGCTCGCGGGTGTTCGATACACCGATCTCCGAAAGCGGCATCGTCGGGGTGGCCGTGGGCATGGGGGCCTACGGCCTGCGCCCGGTGGCGGAAATCCAGTTCGCCGATTACGTCTACCCGGCCTACGACCAGCTGGCCTCGGAAGCGGCGCGCCTGCGCCATCGCTCGGCAGGCGACTTCAGCGCGCCGATCACTGTGCGCATGCCCTGCGGCGGCGGCATCTATGGCGGACAGACCCACAGCCAGAGCCCTGAGGCCATCTTCACTCAGGTCTGCGGCCTGCGTACGGTGATGCCGTCCAACCCCTACGACGCCAAGGGCCTGTTGATCAGCGCGATCGAGAACGACGACCCGGTGATCTTCCTCGAGCCCAAGCGCCTGTACAACGGCCCGTTCGACGGCCATCACGAGCGCCCGGTGACCCCTTGGTCGAAACATCCGGCCAGCGTGGTGCCCGAGGGCTACTACAACATTCCCCTGGACAGCGCCGCCATCGTCCGTCCGGGCAGCGAAGTCACCGTGCTGACCTACGGCACGACGGTCCATGTCGCCCTGGTGGCGTGCGAGGAAACCGCCATCGACGCCGAGGTCATCGACCTGCGCAGCCTCTGGCCGCTGGACCTCGATACCCTGGTCGAGTCGGTACGCAAGACCCGCCGCTGCGTGGTGGTGCATGAAGCGACACGCACCTGCGGTTTCGGCGCCGAACTGGTGGCGCTGATCCAGGAGCATTGCTTCTACCATCTGGAGGCGCCCATCGAGCGGGTCACCGGCTGGGACACGCCTTACCCGCACGCCCAGGAATGGGCTTATTTTCCCGGCCCCGCGCGGGTCGGTGCGGCCCTCAAACGTGTGATGGAGGCCTGA
- a CDS encoding glycosyltransferase family 2 protein yields the protein MKISLIVPVFNEAQTIELFHRTVRAEPSLAQHQVEILFINDGSTDATAAILRTLAAQDEQVVVINFSRNFGKEPALFAGLDYASGDAVIPMDVDLQDPVDVLPRLIAAWQEGAEVVLAKRQDRSSDGLAKRGFAAMFYYLHNRIASTKIEANVGDFRLMDRKVVEAIKTLPEHVLFMKGVLSWVGFNTVVVNYERAARSAGSSKFNGWKLWNLALEGITSFSTLPLRLWSYIGGVVSLGSLVYAGWTVLDKFLYGNPVPGYPSLMTAILFLGGVQLIGIGVLGEYIGRIYLEAKQRPRYVVREVLRGTREQP from the coding sequence ATGAAAATTTCCCTGATTGTGCCGGTGTTCAACGAGGCACAGACCATCGAGCTGTTCCATCGCACGGTGCGAGCCGAGCCAAGCCTGGCGCAACATCAGGTTGAAATTCTCTTCATCAATGACGGCAGCACCGACGCCACCGCCGCCATCCTGCGCACCCTGGCCGCGCAGGACGAGCAGGTGGTGGTCATCAATTTCTCGCGCAACTTCGGCAAGGAACCGGCGCTGTTCGCTGGCCTCGACTACGCCAGTGGCGACGCGGTGATTCCCATGGACGTCGACCTTCAAGACCCGGTGGACGTGCTGCCGCGGTTGATCGCCGCCTGGCAGGAAGGCGCCGAAGTGGTCCTCGCCAAGCGTCAGGACCGCTCCAGCGATGGCCTGGCCAAGCGTGGCTTCGCGGCCATGTTCTATTACCTGCACAACCGCATTGCCTCGACCAAGATCGAGGCCAACGTGGGCGATTTCCGCCTGATGGATCGCAAGGTGGTGGAAGCGATCAAGACGTTGCCTGAGCACGTGTTGTTCATGAAGGGTGTGCTGTCGTGGGTGGGTTTCAATACCGTGGTGGTCAACTACGAGCGCGCCGCGCGCTCGGCCGGCAGCTCCAAGTTCAATGGCTGGAAGCTGTGGAACCTGGCCCTGGAAGGCATCACTTCGTTCAGCACCTTGCCGCTGCGGCTGTGGAGCTACATTGGCGGCGTGGTGTCGCTGGGTTCGCTGGTCTACGCGGGCTGGACGGTGCTGGACAAGTTTCTCTACGGCAACCCGGTGCCGGGGTATCCATCGCTGATGACGGCCATTCTGTTTCTGGGCGGGGTGCAGTTGATCGGGATTGGCGTGTTGGGGGAGTACATCGGGCGTATCTATCTGGAGGCCAAGCAGCGGCCGCGGTATGTGGTGCGAGAGGTGTTGCGCGGCACGCGCGAGCAGCCGTGA
- the lpdA gene encoding dihydrolipoyl dehydrogenase, producing MQTIKTQLLIIGGGPGGYVAALRAAQLGLDTTLVERQALGGTCLNVGCIPSKALIHVAEQFHQASRLAEGSPLGIKAAAPSLDLATSIGWKNAIVDRLTSGVAGLLNKGKVRVLHGEAQILDGKHIELAGQAIRVECEHLLLATGSETVPLPSLPLGGAVISSTEALAPTQLPRHLCVVGAGYIGLELGTAYRKLGVRVSIIEALEHILPSYDPELTHPVAARLKALGIDLYRQHRVQGYDPGTRTLHATTVAGDTLQVSCDQVLVAVGRKPRTAGLESLQLAMHGNAVAVDRQCRTSMRNVWAIGDLTGEPMLAHRAMAQGEMVAEIIAGKRREFVPAAIPAVCFTDPELLVAGLTPAQAQRAGLDCISAQFPFAANGRAMTLEASSGFVRVVARRDNHLIVGWQAVGVQVSELASAFSQSLELGATLEDIAGTVHAHPTLGEAVQEAALRALGRGLHL from the coding sequence ATGCAGACTATCAAGACGCAATTGCTGATCATCGGCGGTGGCCCTGGTGGCTATGTCGCCGCCCTGCGCGCTGCGCAACTTGGCCTGGACACCACGCTGGTGGAGCGCCAGGCCCTGGGGGGCACCTGCCTCAACGTCGGTTGCATCCCCTCCAAGGCGCTGATCCACGTGGCCGAGCAGTTTCATCAGGCCAGCCGCCTGGCTGAGGGGTCGCCCCTTGGGATCAAGGCCGCGGCGCCAAGCCTGGACCTCGCCACCAGCATCGGCTGGAAAAACGCCATCGTCGATCGTCTCACCAGTGGCGTGGCCGGCCTGCTGAACAAGGGCAAGGTCCGGGTATTGCACGGCGAGGCGCAGATTCTCGATGGCAAGCACATCGAACTGGCGGGACAGGCCATTCGGGTGGAATGCGAGCATCTGTTGCTGGCCACCGGTTCCGAGACCGTACCATTGCCCAGTCTGCCTCTGGGCGGTGCAGTCATCTCTTCCACCGAGGCCCTGGCGCCGACGCAACTGCCCCGCCATCTTTGCGTGGTCGGTGCCGGCTATATCGGCCTGGAATTGGGCACTGCCTATCGCAAGCTTGGCGTGCGGGTCAGCATCATCGAGGCGCTCGAGCACATCCTGCCCAGCTATGACCCTGAACTGACTCATCCTGTGGCCGCCAGGCTCAAGGCGTTGGGTATCGACCTGTATCGGCAGCATCGGGTGCAGGGGTATGACCCTGGCACCCGGACCTTGCACGCCACGACGGTCGCCGGCGATACGCTCCAGGTGAGCTGCGATCAGGTGCTCGTGGCCGTGGGCCGCAAGCCGCGGACCGCCGGGCTCGAAAGCCTGCAGCTGGCGATGCACGGCAACGCGGTGGCGGTGGATCGGCAATGCCGCACCAGCATGCGCAATGTGTGGGCGATCGGCGACCTGACTGGCGAGCCGATGCTGGCGCACCGCGCCATGGCCCAGGGCGAGATGGTCGCCGAGATCATTGCCGGCAAGCGCCGCGAGTTCGTTCCGGCGGCAATCCCCGCCGTATGTTTCACCGACCCCGAACTGCTGGTGGCGGGCTTGACCCCGGCACAGGCGCAACGGGCTGGGCTCGACTGCATCAGCGCCCAATTCCCGTTCGCCGCCAATGGCCGGGCGATGACGCTGGAGGCGTCAAGCGGCTTCGTGCGGGTGGTAGCGCGGCGCGACAATCATCTGATCGTCGGCTGGCAGGCAGTGGGGGTGCAGGTGTCGGAGTTGGCGAGCGCTTTCAGCCAGTCGCTGGAGCTCGGCGCGACACTGGAGGACATCGCCGGCACTGTCCATGCACATCCGACTCTGGGCGAGGCGGTACAGGAGGCGGCGCTACGGGCGTTGGGGCGGGGATTGCATTTGTAG